One stretch of Candidatus Hydrogenedentota bacterium DNA includes these proteins:
- a CDS encoding protein-L-isoaspartate O-methyltransferase has product MTNTFRRAISSVVLAACGALSASAEPTKGTRPAWTFERYSDLVRATERNMNMSREAFDAVQARKPIAIAQTKRYLASRFGEADSAVIAAFECVPREYFHYNYERKQSSAEDAYETFGTPWPIGFGATISEYKLQCYMTQLGRPKPTDVVLEIGAGSGFQAALFSEIVKEVYTIEIVEPLGNAVREVLKKGGYDNVRVSVGDGFYGWPEVKGGFDIIMVTCAARYVPPALIQQLKVGGRLIIPVGPPGRGGQVLYLYEKDAQGKVRSMRDLSVIFVPMTGAIDKQRETAHVE; this is encoded by the coding sequence ACACGTTCCGCCGCGCGATATCGTCCGTCGTCCTTGCGGCTTGTGGCGCACTCTCGGCGAGTGCCGAACCAACCAAGGGCACTCGCCCGGCATGGACGTTTGAGCGTTACAGCGACTTGGTCCGCGCGACGGAACGGAACATGAACATGTCGCGCGAGGCGTTCGACGCGGTGCAAGCGCGCAAGCCCATCGCGATCGCCCAGACGAAGCGGTACTTGGCGTCGCGATTTGGAGAGGCCGATAGCGCGGTCATCGCGGCGTTCGAGTGTGTACCGCGCGAGTACTTCCACTACAACTACGAGCGAAAGCAATCTTCGGCGGAAGACGCCTACGAGACGTTTGGGACGCCTTGGCCGATTGGCTTTGGGGCGACGATCAGCGAATACAAGCTGCAGTGTTACATGACGCAGCTTGGCCGGCCGAAACCCACGGACGTCGTGCTTGAGATAGGGGCGGGCAGCGGGTTCCAGGCCGCTTTGTTTTCCGAGATTGTAAAGGAGGTCTACACCATCGAAATTGTCGAGCCGCTGGGAAACGCCGTGAGAGAGGTGTTGAAAAAAGGCGGGTACGACAACGTTCGCGTGAGCGTGGGTGACGGATTTTACGGTTGGCCGGAGGTGAAGGGCGGGTTCGATATCATCATGGTGACGTGCGCGGCGCGGTATGTGCCGCCGGCGCTGATTCAACAACTTAAGGTCGGCGGCCGCTTGATAATTCCGGTTGGCCCTCCGGGCCGCGGCGGGCAGGTCCTGTATTTGTACGAAAAAGACGCACAGGGCAAGGTGCGATCGATGCGCGACCTGAGCGTGATATTTGTGCCGATGACCGGTGCGATTGACAAACAACGTGAAACGGCGCACGTGGAATAG